From a region of the Chitinophaga caseinilytica genome:
- a CDS encoding LysM peptidoglycan-binding domain-containing protein, with protein MLKSVMLGVLMAGTIRVAAQDTLLVQGASPDLYLTHSVKKGETWYSLGRAYGLSPKEIAARNKMDMAAGLSLGKSVLIPLNKNNFVQTKSAGAGVRPVYHRVTEKETLYRIHVNYGKVPLENVREWNRLSGDGVQKDAFLIVGYVKGSGQSVVLPTASASTPPPAAETPVAAVPKPVEKPQIVESKPVAAASQSAAPENKPVAKPPVENKPVSSNSQTAAPESKPVEKAPTSLGRTPEVPEGGFEGMFNQQTGNGRDVTKEKGPGSWFKSNAVVGSGKYYALHNSVPRGTIVKVTNPLTGRSVYAKVLDAIPQLKANANLIIKLSDAAQDALGISEGRFYCELSYEDLK; from the coding sequence ATGTTAAAGTCAGTAATGTTGGGTGTTTTGATGGCCGGTACGATAAGGGTAGCCGCACAGGATACGCTGTTGGTACAGGGCGCATCGCCCGATCTCTATTTGACGCATTCCGTGAAGAAAGGAGAGACCTGGTACAGCCTTGGCAGGGCTTATGGCCTGAGCCCCAAAGAGATTGCGGCAAGGAACAAGATGGATATGGCGGCCGGACTGAGCCTCGGCAAATCGGTCCTCATCCCCCTCAATAAGAATAATTTCGTGCAAACGAAATCCGCCGGCGCCGGCGTGCGCCCGGTATATCACCGTGTCACCGAAAAAGAAACACTATACCGCATTCATGTTAATTACGGTAAAGTGCCGCTGGAAAATGTGCGGGAATGGAACCGCCTTTCGGGCGACGGTGTGCAGAAAGATGCGTTCCTCATCGTAGGGTACGTGAAAGGCAGCGGCCAGTCGGTCGTATTGCCCACGGCGTCTGCATCTACGCCGCCTCCCGCCGCAGAAACCCCGGTAGCCGCCGTGCCCAAGCCGGTGGAAAAGCCGCAAATCGTGGAAAGCAAGCCTGTAGCGGCTGCGAGCCAGTCTGCCGCGCCGGAGAACAAGCCAGTGGCCAAACCGCCCGTTGAAAACAAGCCCGTTTCTTCCAACAGCCAAACCGCTGCTCCGGAATCCAAACCCGTAGAAAAAGCGCCGACCAGCCTGGGCCGTACGCCCGAAGTGCCCGAAGGTGGCTTCGAGGGGATGTTCAACCAGCAAACCGGCAATGGCCGCGACGTGACGAAGGAAAAAGGCCCTGGATCCTGGTTCAAAAGCAATGCAGTGGTAGGTTCCGGCAAGTATTACGCCTTGCATAATTCCGTGCCGCGCGGCACCATCGTGAAGGTAACCAACCCGCTCACCGGCCGCTCCGTGTACGCCAAAGTGCTCGACGCCATCCCGCAGCTGAAAGCCAATGCGAACCTCATCATCAAACTGAGCGACGCCGCGCAGGATGCCCTCGGTATCAGCGAAGGCCGCTTCTACTGCGAGCTGAGCTACGAAGACCTGAAATAG
- a CDS encoding YigZ family protein, with protein MNVYYTIEKKSTAEFKDRGSKFLAYAFPVKNAEQVKECLQEVKKEHPKATHHCYAYRLGTDGLQFRAVDDGEPAGSAGKPILGQIDSKQLTDVLVVVVRYFGGTLLGVPGLINAYKMSCALVLQLVPAIQKNVEARFQLIFDYTILNDVMMVVKQNNCTILQQDIQLFCSMEIGIPKASLDLTLLRLRDIYNLEIKQL; from the coding sequence ATGAACGTTTACTATACGATTGAGAAGAAGTCAACAGCAGAATTCAAAGACCGCGGAAGCAAATTCCTCGCATACGCCTTCCCGGTAAAAAATGCCGAACAGGTCAAAGAATGCCTGCAGGAAGTGAAGAAGGAACACCCCAAAGCCACGCATCACTGCTACGCATACAGGTTGGGGACCGACGGCCTCCAGTTCCGCGCGGTAGACGACGGCGAGCCGGCAGGATCGGCCGGGAAACCCATTCTCGGGCAGATCGACAGCAAACAGCTGACAGACGTGCTGGTGGTTGTGGTACGGTATTTCGGGGGCACATTGCTCGGGGTGCCCGGGCTGATCAACGCCTACAAAATGAGCTGCGCGCTGGTGCTGCAACTGGTGCCGGCCATTCAGAAAAACGTGGAAGCGCGGTTCCAGCTGATATTCGACTATACGATCCTCAACGATGTGATGATGGTGGTGAAGCAGAATAACTGCACCATTTTGCAACAGGATATCCAGCTGTTCTGCAGCATGGAGATCGGCATCCCCAAAGCCAGTCTGGACCTCACTTTGCTCCGGCTGCGCGATATCTACAACCTCGAGATCAAACAACTTTGA
- a CDS encoding DUF1343 domain-containing protein: MTRFVKLLILCCFPMAVWAQDANVRTGAQRTDVYLPLLKGKRVGMLVNQTAMISPSVHLVDSLLALKVNIVKIFSPEHGFRGMADAGEKVGNSRDARTGLPIVSLYGKHRQADAADLADVDVLVFDVQDVGTRFYTYISTLQELMESAAKFGKPLIVLDRPNPNGHYIDGPILDTAFRSFVGMQPIPTVHGMTVAEYAQMLNGEGWLAGKVRCRLTVVPCENYDHTTMYQLPVKPSPNLPNMRSIYLYASTCLFEGTVFSLGRGTDKPFQVYGHPLLPKNLFSFTPKSVPGAKSPVLMYSTCYGYDLTTIDPKADEIDLSFLLNAYRLFPEKARFFNNFFDKLAGSDILRKQIQQGLSAEAIRKSWEPGLQRFASIRKKYLLYTDF; the protein is encoded by the coding sequence ATGACACGATTCGTGAAACTACTGATCCTCTGTTGCTTTCCCATGGCCGTTTGGGCGCAAGACGCGAACGTGCGCACCGGCGCACAGCGGACCGACGTTTACCTCCCCCTCCTGAAAGGCAAACGGGTGGGCATGCTCGTGAACCAGACCGCCATGATCAGCCCGAGCGTTCACCTGGTAGACTCGCTCCTGGCGCTCAAAGTCAATATCGTCAAGATTTTCAGTCCGGAGCATGGTTTCCGGGGGATGGCAGACGCCGGCGAGAAGGTCGGCAACAGCCGCGACGCGCGCACGGGCCTGCCGATCGTTTCCCTCTACGGCAAACACCGGCAGGCCGACGCGGCCGACCTGGCGGATGTGGACGTCCTTGTTTTTGACGTACAGGACGTGGGCACCCGGTTCTATACCTACATCTCCACCCTGCAGGAGCTCATGGAATCGGCCGCGAAATTTGGCAAGCCCCTCATCGTCCTCGACCGGCCCAATCCCAACGGCCATTATATCGACGGGCCCATCCTCGATACCGCCTTCCGCTCCTTCGTGGGCATGCAACCCATCCCCACCGTACATGGCATGACCGTGGCGGAATATGCGCAAATGCTTAACGGCGAAGGCTGGCTGGCGGGGAAAGTGCGCTGCCGGCTCACGGTAGTTCCCTGCGAAAACTACGACCATACAACCATGTACCAGCTGCCGGTGAAACCTTCGCCGAACCTGCCCAATATGCGGAGCATCTACCTGTACGCGTCTACCTGCCTTTTCGAGGGAACGGTTTTCAGCCTCGGCCGCGGAACGGACAAGCCTTTCCAGGTGTACGGCCATCCGCTGCTGCCCAAAAATCTCTTCTCCTTCACACCGAAAAGCGTACCCGGCGCGAAATCCCCCGTATTGATGTACTCCACCTGCTACGGCTACGACCTTACCACCATCGACCCGAAGGCAGACGAGATCGATCTGAGCTTCCTCCTCAACGCCTATCGCCTTTTCCCCGAAAAAGCACGTTTCTTCAATAACTTTTTCGATAAACTGGCGGGCAGCGACATCCTCCGGAAACAAATACAGCAGGGCCTTTCCGCCGAGGCGATCCGCAAAAGCTGGGAACCCGGTTTACAACGTTTCGCATCCATCCGGAAGAAATACCTGTTGTATACCGATTTCTAA
- a CDS encoding MotA/TolQ/ExbB proton channel family protein has product MLLGLVTLMQDSLLLPKADTVATAAQGAATAAQEMKLWDMIVKGGPLMIPLGVLSVIAIYVFVERYLTIARAGKLESNFMPMIRDHITSDNISAARSLSKNTQGPIARMIDKGIQRIGKPVDSIEKSMENVGKLEVYKMEKNLVILSIIAGIAPMFGFLGTIAGMIQTFFNISQTSDITLSTIAGGIYVKMVTSAAGLIIGLVAYVGYSYLQAQIDKVVNKMEAASSEFIDVLMEPVKR; this is encoded by the coding sequence ATGTTGCTAGGACTCGTAACGCTTATGCAGGACTCGCTGCTGTTGCCGAAGGCCGACACCGTGGCCACGGCCGCACAAGGGGCCGCCACCGCCGCGCAGGAAATGAAGCTGTGGGATATGATCGTGAAAGGCGGACCGCTGATGATCCCGCTCGGGGTGCTTTCCGTGATCGCTATTTATGTGTTCGTGGAAAGATATCTCACCATCGCCCGCGCCGGCAAGCTCGAAAGCAATTTCATGCCGATGATCCGCGATCACATCACTTCCGACAACATTTCCGCCGCCCGTTCGCTTTCCAAGAACACACAGGGCCCCATCGCGCGGATGATCGATAAAGGCATCCAGCGGATCGGCAAACCGGTAGACAGCATCGAGAAATCGATGGAGAACGTCGGCAAGCTGGAAGTATATAAAATGGAAAAGAACCTCGTGATCCTGTCCATCATCGCCGGCATCGCCCCGATGTTCGGGTTTTTGGGCACCATCGCCGGGATGATCCAGACGTTTTTCAACATCTCCCAGACGTCGGATATTACGCTGAGCACCATCGCCGGCGGTATCTACGTGAAAATGGTGACCTCCGCAGCAGGGCTCATCATCGGCCTCGTGGCGTATGTAGGTTACAGCTACCTGCAGGCGCAGATAGACAAAGTGGTGAACAAGATGGAAGCCGCTTCCTCCGAGTTCATCGACGTGCTGATGGAGCCGGTTAAACGTTAA
- the prmC gene encoding peptide chain release factor N(5)-glutamine methyltransferase — MTIQSAFADLTNAIRPLYDAREAANIAHLLMEHITGLGKLDRIVHKDMDLPPRWESQYQEGLAQLLSGRPIQHITGKSWFYGMELIVSDQVLIPRPETEELVEWVLLDHPSHPALRLLDIGTGSGCIPIALKKHWPSADIWAMDVSPGALEIAARNAQMQHAPVNFIRQDVLDPQAAAPLPALNVIVSNPPYIPQKEKAGMDTNVQQFEPATALFVPDNDPLLFYRRIGQLAQERLEPGGRLYFEIHEDYGEAVKAELLHQKFTDVILKKDMFGKDRMVRATKA; from the coding sequence ATGACCATCCAATCCGCATTCGCAGACCTGACCAATGCCATCCGCCCCCTGTACGACGCCCGCGAAGCCGCCAACATCGCGCATTTGCTCATGGAGCACATCACGGGGCTTGGCAAGCTGGACCGCATCGTGCATAAGGATATGGACCTCCCGCCCCGGTGGGAATCGCAGTACCAGGAAGGCCTGGCGCAACTGCTTTCCGGCAGGCCCATCCAGCACATCACCGGCAAAAGCTGGTTTTACGGCATGGAGCTCATCGTGTCTGACCAGGTGCTCATCCCCCGGCCGGAAACGGAAGAACTGGTGGAATGGGTGCTGCTCGACCATCCCTCCCACCCCGCCCTCCGCCTGCTCGATATAGGCACCGGCAGCGGATGTATCCCCATCGCCCTGAAAAAACACTGGCCATCTGCCGATATCTGGGCCATGGACGTGAGCCCCGGCGCCCTGGAAATTGCGGCCCGCAACGCGCAAATGCAACACGCGCCCGTTAATTTCATCCGGCAGGATGTGCTCGACCCGCAGGCCGCCGCTCCCCTTCCCGCCCTCAACGTCATCGTCAGCAACCCGCCTTACATCCCCCAAAAGGAAAAAGCCGGCATGGACACCAACGTGCAGCAGTTCGAGCCGGCTACGGCGCTGTTCGTCCCCGACAACGATCCCCTGCTTTTCTACCGCCGCATCGGCCAACTGGCCCAGGAGCGCCTGGAACCCGGAGGCAGACTGTATTTCGAGATACATGAAGATTACGGGGAAGCGGTGAAGGCGGAGCTCCTCCATCAAAAGTTCACAGACGTCATCCTTAAAAAAGACATGTTCGGGAAAGACCGGATGGTGCGGGCCACGAAGGCATAA
- a CDS encoding biopolymer transporter ExbD, which produces MNLRSRNKRHAELHSGALNDILFILLLFFLIVSTLANPNVIKLALPKAASNTKAKQTVVVSIDAGQKYFVGTNPVNFSELQAALASKIPAGEVDPTIVINAEESVPISAVVSVMQIARELGAKTVLGTAKPQNAPKR; this is translated from the coding sequence ATGAACCTGCGGAGCCGAAATAAAAGACATGCGGAATTGCACAGCGGCGCTTTGAACGATATCCTGTTCATCCTGCTGCTGTTCTTCCTCATCGTCTCCACCCTGGCCAATCCCAACGTCATCAAACTGGCGTTGCCGAAGGCCGCTTCCAACACCAAAGCCAAGCAAACGGTGGTGGTGAGCATAGACGCGGGGCAGAAGTATTTCGTGGGCACCAACCCCGTTAACTTCAGCGAGCTGCAGGCCGCACTCGCTTCTAAAATTCCCGCCGGCGAAGTGGACCCCACCATCGTCATCAACGCGGAAGAATCCGTGCCCATCAGTGCCGTGGTTTCTGTGATGCAGATCGCACGGGAGCTGGGTGCCAAAACGGTACTGGGCACCGCCAAGCCGCAAAACGCGCCAAAGCGGTAA
- a CDS encoding FKBP-type peptidyl-prolyl cis-trans isomerase, translating to MQQVKTGDTVRVHYHGRLQNGQTFDSSEGRDPLEFKVGSGMVIKGFDNGVIDMKPGDKRTLNIPVDEAYGAKSPELIMEFPKANIPADLNPQVGMDLQMSNPQGQVFPVKVVAITEEFITLDANHPLAGEPLVFDIELVEIV from the coding sequence ATGCAACAAGTTAAGACCGGTGATACCGTTCGCGTGCACTACCACGGACGGTTACAAAATGGCCAGACTTTTGACTCCTCCGAAGGCAGAGATCCGCTTGAGTTCAAGGTGGGCTCCGGTATGGTGATCAAGGGTTTTGACAACGGTGTCATCGATATGAAGCCTGGTGATAAAAGAACGCTGAACATCCCGGTTGATGAAGCATACGGCGCAAAAAGCCCCGAGCTGATCATGGAGTTCCCCAAAGCGAACATCCCGGCCGACCTGAATCCCCAGGTAGGTATGGACCTCCAGATGAGCAACCCCCAGGGCCAGGTATTCCCGGTGAAGGTGGTAGCCATCACAGAGGAATTCATCACCCTGGATGCCAACCATCCCCTCGCCGGCGAGCCCCTCGTTTTCGACATCGAACTGGTAGAGATCGTTTAA
- the ribD gene encoding bifunctional diaminohydroxyphosphoribosylaminopyrimidine deaminase/5-amino-6-(5-phosphoribosylamino)uracil reductase RibD yields the protein MRRCIDLALKGSGHAAPNPMVGAVLVHEGIIIGEGYHHHWGGPHAEVNCVNSVPPELQELIPRSTLYVSLEPCAHHGKTPPCADLVVSQNIPEVVIGCIDAFSKVAGKGIEKLRNAGINVTLGVLESECRHLNRRFFTFHEQQRPYVILKWAQSADGYIAPANREPVRISNPFADRLVHRWRTEEAGIMVGTQTALLDNPRLTARLWPGKSPVRIVLDLQDKVPGSHYVKDGSVRTLILTSTEIDTAQPLVPQVLAQLHRESVLSVIVEGGAVLLQQFISGGHWDEARIITGQTALGGGLSAPVLKNARMLESNHIAGDRIDIFVPAEH from the coding sequence ATGCGACGTTGCATCGACCTGGCGCTCAAGGGCTCAGGTCATGCCGCGCCCAACCCCATGGTGGGTGCCGTGCTCGTGCATGAAGGCATCATCATCGGCGAAGGGTATCACCACCATTGGGGAGGCCCCCACGCCGAGGTCAACTGCGTCAACTCCGTACCGCCGGAACTGCAGGAACTGATCCCCCGGTCTACCCTCTACGTTTCCCTCGAGCCCTGCGCCCATCACGGCAAAACGCCGCCCTGCGCCGATCTCGTGGTTTCGCAGAACATCCCGGAAGTCGTGATAGGCTGTATCGACGCCTTCTCGAAAGTGGCCGGCAAAGGCATCGAAAAACTCCGCAACGCAGGCATCAACGTTACCCTGGGCGTACTGGAATCGGAATGCCGCCACCTCAACCGGCGCTTTTTCACCTTCCACGAACAACAACGGCCCTACGTGATCCTCAAATGGGCGCAATCGGCCGACGGATACATCGCCCCCGCCAACCGCGAGCCCGTTCGCATCTCAAACCCGTTTGCGGATCGGCTGGTGCATCGCTGGAGAACAGAGGAAGCGGGGATCATGGTCGGAACACAAACTGCTTTGCTGGATAACCCGCGGCTCACCGCCAGGCTCTGGCCGGGCAAATCGCCCGTCCGCATCGTGCTCGACCTGCAGGATAAAGTGCCGGGAAGCCATTATGTGAAAGACGGTTCCGTGCGCACCCTCATCCTCACATCCACCGAGATCGACACCGCCCAACCCCTCGTGCCGCAGGTGCTCGCGCAATTGCACAGAGAATCCGTGCTGAGCGTGATCGTGGAAGGCGGCGCCGTACTCTTGCAGCAATTCATCAGCGGCGGGCATTGGGACGAGGCCCGCATCATCACCGGGCAAACGGCATTGGGCGGCGGCCTTTCCGCGCCCGTGCTCAAAAATGCCCGCATGCTCGAAAGCAACCACATCGCCGGCGACCGGATCGACATCTTCGTTCCCGCCGAGCATTAA
- a CDS encoding DUF6786 family protein: MHKSIPAVCFLSLLFACNNKPREAKAPVQQAETISRPDNFAEDLAFLRDFTSPAILKDSTSKSSIAIVSAWQGRVVTSTVADDGRSFGWLNYATIENGKQYHFSTFGGEDRLLLGPSPDSALQFPAHGSADSATATVIPDPLRDSAVLRQVSSAKGVTVYEGNINLPSAKGTILNAGISRTISLLSRRDLHNYLGADIHRSVHAVGFHTDNIIVNTGTHRWDTAFGTTAIRVRGIFPVSANSIAIIPLKPGGNVSSAAPLPKERFVVKNNVAFFRADGNFEAELGVKQAAALNFMGIYDPERGVLTVIQFTMPRQAQLYLGETATDARAEVFRIRNNGPGDTNAPGRFLEIQSSSPAALLKPKGRMQHFHRTIHLEGSEKHLGEITKKIFGVTLKEITAALP, from the coding sequence ATGCATAAATCCATTCCGGCCGTATGCTTCCTTTCACTGTTGTTCGCCTGCAACAACAAACCCAGGGAAGCTAAGGCCCCTGTTCAACAGGCAGAAACCATATCACGGCCAGATAATTTCGCGGAAGACCTCGCCTTCCTGCGCGATTTTACATCGCCGGCCATTTTGAAAGACAGCACCAGTAAGTCTTCCATCGCCATCGTGAGCGCCTGGCAAGGGCGTGTCGTCACTTCTACCGTGGCCGACGACGGACGTAGTTTCGGATGGCTCAATTACGCCACCATCGAAAACGGCAAGCAATATCATTTCAGCACTTTTGGTGGAGAAGACCGGCTGCTGCTCGGCCCGTCGCCCGACAGCGCCCTTCAATTCCCCGCGCATGGATCCGCCGATTCGGCAACCGCCACCGTCATTCCCGATCCGCTGCGCGATTCCGCCGTTTTGCGGCAGGTTTCCTCCGCCAAAGGCGTTACCGTCTACGAAGGCAATATCAACCTCCCCAGCGCGAAAGGGACCATTTTAAACGCCGGTATTTCCCGCACCATTTCGCTCCTTTCCCGCCGCGACCTACACAATTATCTCGGCGCAGACATCCACCGGAGCGTGCATGCCGTGGGGTTCCATACAGACAATATCATCGTCAACACCGGCACCCATCGCTGGGATACGGCTTTCGGCACCACGGCGATCCGCGTCCGCGGCATATTCCCCGTCAGCGCCAATTCCATCGCCATCATCCCACTAAAGCCCGGCGGCAACGTTAGTTCCGCAGCACCTTTGCCCAAAGAGCGTTTCGTGGTAAAGAACAACGTCGCGTTTTTCAGGGCCGACGGAAATTTCGAAGCGGAACTTGGAGTAAAACAGGCTGCGGCGTTGAATTTCATGGGTATCTACGATCCGGAGCGCGGTGTGTTGACCGTTATCCAGTTCACCATGCCACGCCAGGCGCAGCTCTACCTCGGCGAAACCGCAACAGATGCGCGCGCGGAAGTTTTCCGCATCCGCAACAACGGGCCCGGCGATACCAATGCCCCCGGCCGTTTCCTGGAAATACAAAGCTCCTCGCCGGCCGCATTGCTGAAGCCCAAAGGCAGGATGCAGCACTTCCACCGCACCATCCACCTGGAAGGTAGCGAGAAGCATCTCGGCGAGATCACGAAGAAAATATTCGGCGTTACGCTGAAAGAAATTACGGCCGCGCTCCCCTGA
- the fmt gene encoding methionyl-tRNA formyltransferase, which yields MRIIFMGTPDFAVASLDALVKAGYNVVAAITAPDKPAGRGLQLQQSAVKQYAVAHNIPVLQPEKLKNPAFLEELRGYRADLQVVVAFRMLPELVWDMPPLGTINVHASLLPQYRGAAPINWAIINGESKSGVTTFKLQHEIDTGNILFKSEVPIRPDETAGELHDALMQAGAETLLRTVAALKEGNLQGQPQDDIDAGELKHAPKIFKEDCKIDWEQPLEQVYNLVRGLSPYPTAFTTLQDKTLKIYKATTDAVAHVHKPGSVVSDKKTYLKFAAHGGFLNVLELQLEGKKKMGVEEFLRGFRFE from the coding sequence ATGAGAATCATTTTTATGGGAACGCCCGACTTCGCCGTTGCCTCGCTCGATGCGCTGGTGAAAGCCGGGTACAACGTAGTGGCGGCGATCACCGCGCCCGACAAACCGGCCGGCCGCGGGCTCCAGCTCCAGCAAAGCGCCGTGAAGCAATATGCCGTGGCGCACAACATCCCCGTGCTGCAACCCGAAAAACTGAAAAACCCCGCGTTCCTCGAAGAACTGCGCGGATACCGGGCCGACCTCCAGGTGGTGGTCGCTTTCCGCATGCTGCCGGAACTGGTGTGGGACATGCCGCCGCTGGGCACCATCAACGTGCATGCCTCGCTGCTGCCGCAATACCGCGGCGCAGCGCCCATCAACTGGGCCATCATCAACGGCGAAAGCAAGAGCGGCGTCACCACCTTCAAGCTCCAGCATGAAATCGATACGGGTAATATCCTTTTCAAATCGGAAGTGCCCATCCGCCCCGACGAAACCGCCGGCGAACTGCACGATGCGCTCATGCAGGCGGGCGCCGAAACGCTCCTCCGCACCGTGGCCGCGCTGAAAGAAGGCAATCTCCAGGGCCAGCCGCAAGACGATATCGACGCCGGCGAGCTGAAACATGCGCCGAAGATCTTCAAAGAAGATTGCAAGATCGACTGGGAACAGCCGCTGGAGCAGGTCTACAATCTCGTTCGCGGCCTCAGCCCCTACCCTACCGCATTCACGACGCTGCAAGACAAAACCCTGAAAATCTACAAAGCCACCACGGATGCCGTTGCGCACGTTCATAAGCCCGGCAGCGTGGTCAGCGATAAAAAAACATATCTCAAATTCGCCGCGCACGGTGGTTTCCTGAATGTGCTGGAGCTCCAGCTGGAAGGGAAAAAGAAGATGGGCGTGGAAGAATTTCTGCGGGGATTCCGGTTTGAATAG
- the pepT gene encoding peptidase T, with protein sequence MDKKYAYSVTERFLRYVTVDTQSDPQSETFPSTEKQKDLGRILVQELQQIGIADAELDEHGYVYATIPATSEKPVPVICLCAHMDTAPDCSGKDVKPIVHKKYDGQDIILPDDPSQIISVKEHPYLSQKIGDDIITASGKTLLGADNKAGVAEIMDAAQYFIQHPEVPHGKIRILFTPDEEVGRGVQHVDMQKLGAEFGYTLDGGELGALEDETFSADGVKITIQGVSAHPGAAKGKLVSAIKIAAEILHSLPKDILSPETTEDRQGFIHPVRIEGIVEKAEIEFIIRDFTTAELEGHEFYLRKIMENVVSKHPGATGTFQVKEQYRNMKEVLDKFPQVSANAEEAIRRAGVEPLKMSIRGGTDGSRLSFMGLPCPNIFTGEMALHSKHEFVSVQDMEKAVDVIIQLARVWEERAV encoded by the coding sequence ATGGACAAGAAATATGCATACTCCGTCACCGAACGCTTCCTCCGCTACGTGACGGTAGACACCCAATCCGATCCGCAGAGCGAAACATTCCCATCCACCGAAAAGCAAAAAGACCTGGGCCGCATATTGGTACAGGAATTGCAGCAAATCGGCATCGCAGACGCCGAGCTGGACGAGCATGGGTATGTATATGCCACCATCCCCGCCACTTCCGAAAAGCCGGTGCCCGTTATCTGCCTTTGCGCGCATATGGACACGGCGCCCGATTGCTCCGGGAAAGACGTGAAGCCCATCGTACATAAAAAATACGACGGGCAAGACATCATCCTGCCCGACGATCCCTCGCAGATCATCTCCGTGAAGGAACATCCGTACCTCTCGCAGAAGATCGGCGACGATATCATCACCGCCAGCGGCAAAACCTTGCTGGGGGCGGATAACAAGGCCGGTGTCGCTGAAATCATGGACGCAGCGCAGTACTTCATCCAGCATCCGGAAGTGCCGCATGGCAAAATCCGGATCCTCTTCACGCCCGACGAAGAAGTGGGAAGGGGCGTGCAGCATGTTGATATGCAGAAGCTGGGCGCCGAATTCGGGTATACGCTCGACGGGGGAGAACTGGGCGCGCTGGAAGACGAGACTTTCTCGGCAGACGGTGTCAAGATCACCATCCAGGGTGTGAGCGCGCATCCGGGAGCGGCGAAAGGCAAACTTGTTAGTGCCATCAAGATCGCTGCGGAGATTTTGCATTCGTTGCCGAAAGACATTCTCAGCCCGGAAACCACCGAAGACCGCCAGGGGTTCATTCATCCCGTGCGCATCGAAGGGATCGTGGAAAAGGCGGAGATCGAATTCATCATCCGCGATTTTACGACGGCGGAACTGGAAGGGCACGAGTTTTATCTTCGCAAGATCATGGAGAACGTAGTGTCCAAACACCCCGGTGCCACGGGCACTTTCCAGGTGAAGGAACAATACCGTAACATGAAAGAGGTGCTCGACAAGTTCCCGCAGGTGTCTGCCAACGCTGAAGAAGCGATCCGCCGGGCCGGTGTGGAGCCTTTGAAAATGAGCATCCGCGGCGGGACAGACGGTTCGCGGCTCTCGTTCATGGGCCTTCCCTGCCCGAACATCTTTACCGGTGAAATGGCGCTGCATTCCAAACACGAATTCGTGAGCGTGCAGGATATGGAGAAAGCCGTTGATGTGATCATCCAGCTCGCTCGTGTATGGGAGGAGCGCGCCGTATAA